In Halarcobacter mediterraneus, the genomic stretch GTAAAGCTAAAAAACCAACAACAACTGCAATTGACATATTAAAATTTAAAACTTCCAAATAAAATATTCCACCCGTTAAGGCAAAGGGCAAAGTAAAAAATATAATAAAAGTATATGTGATATTTTTAAGTGCAAAATATATAAGAATAAATATAAGTACAAAAGTTAGTGGAATAATAAAGACAAATTTATTCATTGCTGATTCCAAATATTCACTCTGCCCTGCCCATTCATAATAGAAGCCTTCAGGAAGCTTCATATCAGCAAGAATCTCTTTTGCTTCATCCTTGTATTGTTTTGATGAGATATCCGCTTTAGGAGTAATATAAATGAAGTTAACGTTAAGTGCTTTCTCTGATTTTATTACAGAAGGTCCTTCTTCATAGTTTAAATCTGCAAACATCTGTAAAGGTTGAAATCCAAGTTTTGTTTTTACTCGAAGATTAACTAAAGCATTTATATCTTCCCTTTGACTTGTTTCAAATCTTAAGCTAATAGGATATCTTTCTAATCCATCAAAAAGTGTTGTAACTTTTGAACCAGCAACGCCTAAAGAGATTGTTGAAAGAATATCATTTTTTGTAATACCATATCTAGCTAACATTAATTCATCAAGTTTTATATTTAAATAGTATCCAGAGTTTATTTTATCAGTTGATACTGATAAAGTTGAATCTAATTTTTTAAGTCTTTTCTCAAACTCTAAAGCAGTATCTTCTAACTTTTGATGATCATCTCCATAAAGCTTTATTCCTAAAGGAGTTCTAATACCTGTAAGAAGCATATCGATTCTTCCACGGATTGGATATGTCCACGAATTAATAAGCCCTGCAACTTTTAGCTTTTGGTCCATCTCTTGCATAAGCTTTTTATATGTCATTCCTTCACGCCATTGATTTTCTGGCTTGAAAGTAACTATTGTTTCGATCATAGCTAGTGGTGCTGGGTCAGTTGCAGTATCTGCTCGCCCTGCTTTACCAAATACTGTATCAACCTCTGGAAAAGACTTTAATATTTGATTTGTTTTTTGAGTTAATTCCTTTGATAAATCAACTCCAATTCCATAAGGAGTTACAGGCATATACATAAAAGTTTGCTCATTCATCATTGGCATAAATTCCCAATTTAACTTTTTATATACAGGATAAGAAAGAGCCAAAGTAAAAACAAAAAAAGCAACAATTAAATATCTAAATTTAAGTGATAATTTTAAAACAGGAGAATAAAGTTTCACAAAAAACCTATTTAAGATATTTTTATCTTCCTTTAGGATTTTTCCTTTTATAAAAAAAATCATTAAAATAGGAACAATCGTAATAGATAAAATTGCTCCTGCTACCATTGCAAATGTTTTAGTAAAGGCTAAAGGTGTAAACAATCTTCCCTCTTGTCCTGTTAAAACAAAGATTGGTAAAAAAGAGACTACTACAAGAACTAGTGCAAAGAAGATTGGTCGCCCTACTTGCTTTGAAGACTTGATTATAATATCAATTCGTTCTTTATTGGAAATGTTTTCTTTGCCTTGAAGATGTTTATGGGCATTTTCTACCATAACAATTGTTGCGTCAACCATTGCTCCAATTGCAATAGCAATACCACCTAGACTCATAATATTTGAACCTAAGTTAAAAAACTTCATTAATAAAAAAGTAATCATAACTGTAAGTGGCAAAGTAATGATAATAATAAGTGCTGACCTGAAGTGGAATAAAAATAGTGCCACAATAATCATAACTATAATTGACTCTTCAAGAAGAGTATTTTTAAGTGTATCAATTGCTTTATCAATAAGTGAACTTCTATCATAAACTTCAACAACTTCTACATCATTTGTTTTTAAAGTATCAAGTTTTTCTTTAACTCTTTTTATTACAGAGTAAGGATTTTCACCATATCTTACAACTACAATTCCACCAACAGTTTCACCCTGCCCATTTAAGTCAGCCATACCTCTTCTATTTGATGAAGTGATATTAACACTTGCAATATCTTTTACAAATAAAGGATTAGCATCAAAAGTTTTTATAGTAATATTTTCAATATCTTCAACAGTTTTTAAAAAGCCTTTTGCTTGAATCATATGTTCAAAACCATTTTCTAAAATGATTCTTCCACCTTTTTCATCGTTGTTAGATTCTATTGCTTTTTTCAAATTAGCAATTGAAATATCATATTGCACCATCTTATCTTGGTCAATAGTAATCTCATAGTTTTTAATAAATCCACCAATAGATGCAATCTCACTAACTCCATCAACACCCAAAAGTGCAAACTTATAATAGTAGTCTTGTAATGTTCTTAACTCATCAAGGGATTTAGTATCAGATTTTAAAGCATATTGATAAGCCCATCCTACACCAGTTGCATCTGGACCAATTGCTACATCAACACCTTCGGGGAATGCTCCTTGAAGTTGTGAAAGCTGTTCTAAGATTCTATTTCTAGAATCATAAAGGTCTGTTCCATCTTTAAAGATTACATAAATAAGTGCATTTTGAAATGAACTCATTGCTCTTACAGTCTCAATATTTGGAAGGCTCATAAGGTTTGAAATAAGAGGATATGAAACTTGCTCTTCTATAGTCTTAGGACTTTGCCCTGCCCACTTCACTTGTACAATTACTTGTGGAGGGGACAAATCAGGTAGTGCATCTAAGCTTGTATTTTTTATTGCCCAAATTGAGCCAATAGCTAATACAAGCATTGTAAAGATGACTAAAAATTTGTTCTTTATACTTTGAGAGATAATTGATTCAACCATAACTAATCCTAGCTCTACCAGTCGCCATCATCATCTGAACTATAAAGTCCATTTGTGATTGCATCTGAATCAAGTAAAAATAAAGCATTATTAATAACTCTTTGCCCTTCTTGGATTCCCTCTAGAATCTCATATTTATTTGATGAGATTCTTTTTGCAGTAACTTCAATAGGCTCATATTCTGTTTTTGAAAGATATTGAAAAACATAGTATTTACTTCCTTTTTGTAAAACTGCTGTTTTTGGTAAAGTTAGAATTTCTTCTTTAATTTGCTTTATATCAACTTTAGCAAACATGTTTGGTGAGTACTTTAAATCCTCATTATCAATAAGAAACCTTACATCAACACTTTTATTTGTCTCATCTATTGTAGGGTAGATATAATCAACTCTTGAGATAACTGCTTCATCAAAGCCATCAATATAAACTTTTGCTTTAAGACCTTTCTTTACAAAAGATAAATCCTTTTGATATACACTTGCAATAACCCAAAGTTTTTCTAATGATGCAAGTTGAAGTAAAAGACTTCCTTTTTTTACAAAACTACCATTATTAATCTCTTTTTTTATAACCACTGAATCAAAAGGAGAATAAAATGAAATATCAGAGATTTCTTCTTTACCTTTTTTAATTCTTTCTATCTCTTTTTTATTCACAGCTAAAGCTTTTAATTTGTTTACATTACTTTTTACTAAATTCTTATTAAATTTTTTTGCAATATTAATTTCTTGAATTATTGAACTTACCTCATCGGAGTAAATTGAAAAAAGAGCTTCATCTTTTTTTACTCTTGAATAAAGCTTATTAGCATCTAATTTTGTTATATATCCATCAAATCTACTTACAACATCAAATGTCAAAGACTCGTCAAAGGCAAGACGTCCATAAAAGCTTTTTAATGCCCCTATTTGCTCTTTTTGTACTTTGACAAGCTTTCTATTGAATAACTGCTTTACTTCAAGAATTTCAGCATTTAATATGCAGGCGCCTAAAAATAGGACTAGTAAGTACTTTTTCATTTATCAACCTTTGTGTAGTAAATAGAATTTGCTAAATTTGTAAAATATTTTTGTTTTTCATCAATTGCTTTTAGTTTATACTTGATTAATTCATTTAGGTTTTTTATCAATTCCTTGGAGTCAATTTTTTTTAATGATGAAAATCTGTTATAGCTTTCAAGTGTTTTTTGAATTTGATTGTATTTTGGAATAATGTTTTCATTTAATTTTCTATATGAATAAAAAGCATTATTTATATTGTTTTGTAAAATTTTAATTTGATTTGTAAATTTTAGTTTTGAGTCTTCTAAAATATTTTTGTATTCATTTGCTTTATGCTTTGCTTTTCTTGATTTTATGTCTTCACTTCCATAAACAGAAAGTGGAATTGCTACACTTATATTTATGTAGTCTTCATATTTATTATCTCTTTGAAAATATTTAACTGCTAAATTTATATCAGAGTTTTTCTTTTGCTTTTCAAACTCTGATGTAGTATTAAATTTTTCAATATTTTTTTTAATCTGTAAAATCTTAGGATGTGTCTCTATACTAGTTGTAAAAGTAATTTTTTCTAACTTAGTACTTATATCTATATCTTTAAACTTTGTATATGTTAATTGCTCTAATTGGAGTTTGTAAATTTTAAGATTGTTTTTTAGTCTTTCTTCATTTATATCAAGTTCATCATATAAAGTTTGCACCTTTAATATATCAATCTGACTTGCTTTATTGTATTTATAGAACTCTTCTAAAAGTTTTTGTAGGTTTAAAACATTTTGTTTTAGTTGTGAATAAAGAGAGACTTTTTGTTCAACTAGCTTTATACTATAGATATACTCATATATTTTTGATTCTAATTGTAGTTTTTTATCAGCTAAGACTAGTTTTGAAAGTTCATAGTCATCTTTTGCAATCTCTTTTTCTAACTCTTTTTTATCTCCTATTGGTATAACTTGATTAAGACCAATAAACTGAGCTTGCATAGGTTCTAAATCTCTTTTTGAAACATTATCAAATTGAATATCATTTGCCCCAAAATTTAAAACTGGATTTTGCCACTTTGAAGCTAAATTTATTTGCTCTTTTGTCAAAAGAATTGATTGATTTAAAGCTTGTAAAGAACTATTTTTATTAATAGCTTCCTTTACTACTTGCCCTACTTCCTTTGCATAAATAGAACTTACTAAAAGAACGATAGTAAGAGATTGCTTTAACATTATAAATTCACACTAGATCTAAGCTTATGTACTTTTCCATCAGCAGTTTTAAACATCAGATGATATTGCCAAGTACCACTCATTGTTAAGTTGATTAACATTTTATATTTACCATCAACTAACTTTGCTTTTCCTACATATTCCATATATGGCATTCCAGGCATTTCAGGCATGAAAAATTTTGCTTTTACTTTTGCATTAGTTACAGACTTTCCATCTTTTGCAAGTGTTACATAAAAATAGTTATCTCCAACTACTAATGACTTCTCAGACTTTAAAGTCACCTCATATCCATCTTTGCTACCACTTAAATCAATTGGGTCTGCATTTAATACACCTATTAAAAGTGCTATCATTGAAAATATTTTCAATAGTTTCATTTTGTCTCCTTGAGTTTTATTTCAAGAAGTTTAGTTTTTATTTATGGAAGATGTGTGGAAATTAGAAAGTGAAAGTAAAAGTAGTACCTACTTTAATCTGTGAATCTACATTAAATATTATATTATAAGTTTTACAAATATTTTGAACGATATTTAATCCTATTCCAAAACCACCCTGCTCTTTTGTAGCTCTGTAATATCTACTGAAAATATCATCTATTTTTTTGTTTTCAATACCAATACCTGTATCTTTTATACTAAGAGTAGAACCTTTTAAAGTAATAAATACTTCACCCTCTTTTTTATTGTATTTAATGGCATTTGAAAGTATATTGTTAAAAAGTCTTATAAAATCATTTTTATCTATTTTGTAGTTAAATTCTTCAAGTTCCGTGTGAATAGTTATCTTTCTTTTTAAAGCTATTACTTCAAAGTATTTAAGTTGCTCTTCTATTAAAGCTTTTAGTTCAAGTTCATGCAATACTCTATTTTCATCTTTCTCTTCTAAAAAAACATATGTTAAATCACTATAGATTTCTGAGATTCTATGAACTGCTAGTTTTACTCTTTCAAGTTGTTTCTTTGTAAGATTATCACTTTCTGAAGACATCAAAATAGCACTTATAGGAGTATTTAATTCATGGGTTGTATCTTTTATAAAGTTATTTAACTTTTCCCTTTCATTTTGTATTGGTTTA encodes the following:
- a CDS encoding sensor histidine kinase encodes the protein MENVIINFHKEYIIDLTRNEKVTFIRFLSLYLGSSFILLVLLSLLYYQNEKTLHLDLEKTKMENISSQLSSKIIFAHMMDGKLEIENYLKMPQYKIAFYDKNKQKILGDFNGDVKLEKGFYQNDNKYILVDNSTFGHLGIFYTVIKNKQVFKLIEDIKKRVLLIFLMIYSLISFIAYFLAKLFIKPIQNEREKLNNFIKDTTHELNTPISAILMSSESDNLTKKQLERVKLAVHRISEIYSDLTYVFLEEKDENRVLHELELKALIEEQLKYFEVIALKRKITIHTELEEFNYKIDKNDFIRLFNNILSNAIKYNKKEGEVFITLKGSTLSIKDTGIGIENKKIDDIFSRYYRATKEQGGFGIGLNIVQNICKTYNIIFNVDSQIKVGTTFTFTF
- a CDS encoding TolC family protein; this encodes MLKQSLTIVLLVSSIYAKEVGQVVKEAINKNSSLQALNQSILLTKEQINLASKWQNPVLNFGANDIQFDNVSKRDLEPMQAQFIGLNQVIPIGDKKELEKEIAKDDYELSKLVLADKKLQLESKIYEYIYSIKLVEQKVSLYSQLKQNVLNLQKLLEEFYKYNKASQIDILKVQTLYDELDINEERLKNNLKIYKLQLEQLTYTKFKDIDISTKLEKITFTTSIETHPKILQIKKNIEKFNTTSEFEKQKKNSDINLAVKYFQRDNKYEDYINISVAIPLSVYGSEDIKSRKAKHKANEYKNILEDSKLKFTNQIKILQNNINNAFYSYRKLNENIIPKYNQIQKTLESYNRFSSLKKIDSKELIKNLNELIKYKLKAIDEKQKYFTNLANSIYYTKVDK
- a CDS encoding efflux RND transporter periplasmic adaptor subunit, which codes for MKKYLLVLFLGACILNAEILEVKQLFNRKLVKVQKEQIGALKSFYGRLAFDESLTFDVVSRFDGYITKLDANKLYSRVKKDEALFSIYSDEVSSIIQEINIAKKFNKNLVKSNVNKLKALAVNKKEIERIKKGKEEISDISFYSPFDSVVIKKEINNGSFVKKGSLLLQLASLEKLWVIASVYQKDLSFVKKGLKAKVYIDGFDEAVISRVDYIYPTIDETNKSVDVRFLIDNEDLKYSPNMFAKVDIKQIKEEILTLPKTAVLQKGSKYYVFQYLSKTEYEPIEVTAKRISSNKYEILEGIQEGQRVINNALFLLDSDAITNGLYSSDDDGDW
- a CDS encoding efflux RND transporter permease subunit, with amino-acid sequence MVESIISQSIKNKFLVIFTMLVLAIGSIWAIKNTSLDALPDLSPPQVIVQVKWAGQSPKTIEEQVSYPLISNLMSLPNIETVRAMSSFQNALIYVIFKDGTDLYDSRNRILEQLSQLQGAFPEGVDVAIGPDATGVGWAYQYALKSDTKSLDELRTLQDYYYKFALLGVDGVSEIASIGGFIKNYEITIDQDKMVQYDISIANLKKAIESNNDEKGGRIILENGFEHMIQAKGFLKTVEDIENITIKTFDANPLFVKDIASVNITSSNRRGMADLNGQGETVGGIVVVRYGENPYSVIKRVKEKLDTLKTNDVEVVEVYDRSSLIDKAIDTLKNTLLEESIIVMIIVALFLFHFRSALIIIITLPLTVMITFLLMKFFNLGSNIMSLGGIAIAIGAMVDATIVMVENAHKHLQGKENISNKERIDIIIKSSKQVGRPIFFALVLVVVSFLPIFVLTGQEGRLFTPLAFTKTFAMVAGAILSITIVPILMIFFIKGKILKEDKNILNRFFVKLYSPVLKLSLKFRYLIVAFFVFTLALSYPVYKKLNWEFMPMMNEQTFMYMPVTPYGIGVDLSKELTQKTNQILKSFPEVDTVFGKAGRADTATDPAPLAMIETIVTFKPENQWREGMTYKKLMQEMDQKLKVAGLINSWTYPIRGRIDMLLTGIRTPLGIKLYGDDHQKLEDTALEFEKRLKKLDSTLSVSTDKINSGYYLNIKLDELMLARYGITKNDILSTISLGVAGSKVTTLFDGLERYPISLRFETSQREDINALVNLRVKTKLGFQPLQMFADLNYEEGPSVIKSEKALNVNFIYITPKADISSKQYKDEAKEILADMKLPEGFYYEWAGQSEYLESAMNKFVFIIPLTFVLIFILIYFALKNITYTFIIFFTLPFALTGGIFYLEVLNFNMSIAVVVGFLALLGVAAETSIVMLVYLHEAMKELPDKCEELNNTHIFHAVYKGAVLRLRPKLMTLFAILGGLIPIMYIDGVGSEVMQRIAAPMIGGMISSAILTLVIIPAIFYILVTIRRKNYGN
- a CDS encoding FixH family protein encodes the protein MKLLKIFSMIALLIGVLNADPIDLSGSKDGYEVTLKSEKSLVVGDNYFYVTLAKDGKSVTNAKVKAKFFMPEMPGMPYMEYVGKAKLVDGKYKMLINLTMSGTWQYHLMFKTADGKVHKLRSSVNL